Within Trachemys scripta elegans isolate TJP31775 chromosome 12, CAS_Tse_1.0, whole genome shotgun sequence, the genomic segment cgtggcaggactaagtattatctagaccatccctgacaggtgtttgtctaacctgctcttaaaaatctccagtgatggagattccacaacttccctaggcaattcattccagtgcttaaccaccctgacaggaagtttttcccaatgtccaacctaaactgcccttgctgcaatttaagcccattgcttcttgtcctatcctcagaggttaagaagaacaatttttcttcctcctccttgtaacagccttttatatacttgaaaactgttatgtcctctctcagtcttctctttcccagactaaacaaacccagttttttcaatcttccctcataggtcatgtttgctagacctttaatcatttttgttgctcttctctggacattttccaatttgcccacatctttcctgacatgtggtgcctagaactggacacaatactccagttgaggcctaatcagcatagagtagagcagaaaaattacttcttgtgtcttgcttacaacacacctgttaatacatcccagaatgatgttacctttttttgcaacagcgttacactgttgactcatatttagcttgtggttcactatgacccccagatccctttctgcagtactccttatGATAGTACTCAGAGGCCCcagccaggatcagggcctccttGGACTGGGTGCGTTGCAAACACATATGAAGATATagttcttgccccaaagagcttagattCTAAGGTCCCACCCTACTAACCTGGCCATGCTCATTTACATTGAGCCAAGTGGGATCAATTGTGTGTAAAGTTCAGCATGTGAGTAAgcgttttcaggatcagggcctgcgCTAACCATCTGCAATAGGTGGGTAGATAGAAACAAACACACATGGAAAAGTGTCTGTCagctctcagtctctctcttcccacGCAGGAAGAGTTTCAAAAATAGCCACTTCCATTTTCCAGCACTCCCACTTCAGTGGGAAGTTTCATGAGGACGTTGATTTCCCGGTTTTCCCATGACATTTTGTGGACCCAAAATGTCACATCATCAACATTTCAAGGAAAAGCAAAAAATTCCAGGAAACAAAATTAATTCGTAACAAAAGAGTGAAAATTTTCATGCAAAATCCggcagtgatttttttccctttttcataCATACATTAGCTTAAAAGTTCTTTTGCCTAAAATACCTGACCAACTAATTAGGCAAAACTTAATATGGTCGAAGGGCTGGTGGGGCCAGGGTCCCAACTTCTAGGGGCTCCTGGCTTCTTGTTGTTTACTCGTTCATGCAATCTATACTAAAAGACAAACTCCTTTGGCCTATGTCTTTTGTTTGTTGTCTGGAAAGCACCATGAGCATCTTTACACCGACTGTAAGCAtctgggggcagggattgtctttttggtCTGTCTTGGTACAGAGTTGGTgcacaagggggtcctggtccctgattggggctcctaggtcctcccgcaatacaaataataaaccttGGCAACAGTAGTGCCCCATCATTGTGATAGTTAGGAGTTCCCCAGTCTCCATGGCCATTTGTctctttatcatagaatcatagaatatcagggttggaagggacctcagggaaCCCTTCAATGCTTATCACTCTCTGCTCAGTCAAGTCTTCTGCCTAGGGACAACAGTATCTGAGCAGAGGTGAGTTTATCAGGGGACCTTGCCTGCACTAAGCGATCATTAACCAATGCTGTTGGCCAGCCTCTCACTCTCTCAGCAGATAAAGCCCCCCAGCTGCAAAGGAAATGAAGACGTGAGCAGGTATCGCTCTAGGTATCTAGGTAGGCAGATATCGGTGTCACCCCTCACTGGTGTATCTTCAGGGAAGATGCACCCAAAGACTCCAGACACAATCTCCAGCCTATGACAATAGCCCCTTGTTACTGACAGGAGTTCAGCTGTGCCAAAGCACTCTACATCTCCGACACGGAGAAGAGGAAGCATTTCCGGCTGGTTCTGAAGCTCTTCTTCAGCAATGGGCAGGAGATCGGCACTTTCCACAGTAAGCTGATCAAAGTGATTTCCAAACCCTCACAGAAGAAGCAGTCCCTGAAGAACACAGACTGTAAGTAGCAGGGGAGCCAGCCtcgtcaatgggagctgagcgcTGAAGGGTTTTTAACAGCAATCTCTGTGATACTCTCTGTTCTCCGGTGCTTCAGTAGCACGCGCCCTTTCAGCCGTCTGAGTAGCTAATACCTGAACAGGTTTCTCAGAGGCTTTATCAGAATGGGGCACTGATATAAAGCAAACAAGAAACTATCACAGATGGCAGATTGAATATCCGCCAAGTCCTTACACAAGACAGGCTTATGcgctatagcaggggtaggcaacctatggcacgcatgccaaagacggcacgcgagctgattttcagtggcactcacactgcccagatcctggccaccggtccggggggctcttcattttaatttaattttaaatgaagcttctgaaacattttaaaaaccttatttactttacatacaacaatagtttcgttatatattatagacttatagaaagagaccttctaaaaacgttaaaatgtattactggcacgtgaaaccttaaatcagagtgaataaatgaagactcggcacaccacttctgaaaggttgctgacccctgcgcTATAGgctgcctgatccaaagcacggTGAAGTCAACAGAAGGAAGAATTGATCAGGGCATATTTACGTCCACGTTCTCGAAAATGTATCCTACCACGCTGTGTAAAGATCTAATGCAGAACCTTTGTCAGGGTTTCTGTTCAGAGATCTCCACATACAGACAAAGGCATCACCCACTCTTTATAAAAGGCCATCTCAGCTGGTACTCCGCTAAAGGGAAAGCCAGCCACAAAGGGCTAGTGTTCATTATGCTGTGTACAGCAGCCTAGCCCTGGGGAGTCTGAGAAAGGCAGAGCAGTGCTTTCAAACCACACGCTGATACGGAAACGAGAACGCATGGAGCATTAGCTAATGACCTGtagagcaggggaaagcaaccCCGGACTGCACAAGATATGACTTAATAGGTCTTTTCAGTCACAGATTTGGAAGCTATTCTGAAGTGTTGGCAGCGCAGAAGAATGGTTACTCACCTCACAGTCACAGGTTCTTCGAGGTGTTTTGTCTGCCTGGATCCCACTCACGCACCTGGAGGTGTCTGCACACCACCCGTGGGATCCACGTGAACAAAGACTCAGAAGAACAAGATTTTGTAACATGATGGTTCACTGCATTCTTTATCCTAACTCTATGCAAAGCAATAACCGGTCTCTGTGGCTATCAAATCGCTCAGCCATGCTCCGGTATTCGGGCAAGCTGATACTGATAACAGTGAGTTTCCATCAGTGCTAATGCCAGCGTCTGTCTGTCTTTTGCAGTGTGCATCTCATCTGGGTCCAAGGTTTCCCTCTTTAACCGCCTCCGCTCCCAGACGGTCAGCACCCGTTATCTGTCCGTAGAGGGTGGCACCTTCATCGCTAGTGCAAGGCAATGGGCAGCATTCACACTGCACCTGGGTGAGGACCTTACATGTTCAGCAAACTCCAGCAGTCCACACggggccaaattcactgctggtaAACCAttggtgaagtcagtggagctgtgtccATTAACGGTAGGGGTAGATTTGGCCACCCAAGCATAGCAATAGTGAAAGACAAACAGAGCATTCAAATCCAATCTGAACAATGGTAGTTACTGATTTTCACAAGTCATAATCACAGGTCAACAGAAGTATCTTTCTAAAAAATGTCAGGAACCCCTGAGGCCAGCTTCCAGCAGGAGGCCTGTGTCTCTTTGCAGCACAttgcccctgcctgcctgcagacAGAGCTctgaggggggaggaaggatggtccattgATTAGGCAGCTAATCCGGGATTTCAGATACCTGGATTCAATTCTCTACTCCAGTGCTGGCTTCCTACGTGACCTTcagtaagtcacttaggcccagatgtCAACGGACGTTAGAAGCCTACGTACAttgagggtctgggcctcagCCCCAATCAGTACTAGTCCTGCCCTGCTTCCCAGGGGGGTTGTGAGAATAACTACATTAAAGAGCAGCAGGCGTTCTGATACTTCAAGGATGGGGCCAAGAATAGATAGGCGATGGTACCTATTTTGACCCCATTGGTTTCTTTGATAcctgctaccagcactcccaggcAGTGTGAAATTATCCTCCCTGTAAatgtccctcccacccacccccactccgccccacCCTCGGTGGCTTTGGTCTCCTACCTACCTTAACTTCCCTTTGCCACCACGTTTGCCTCCTGGAGTCCCAGGGTGTTGCCCAGACTCAGTAACAATCCGATTCCCTTCTCCTGTGCTGGTATGTTGTTCTCCAGGAAGGAGACAgcaggggaaagggctgggagcagtctaaattcatccctggttcCCAACGCCCTTTCctcactaagggcctgatccagtgccctttgaaatcagtggaaagactcccattgactgcagtaggttttggatcaggccctaaaagccTGCTGGTCTTGAGCAAGGGCAGCTCAGGAGGTGCCTGTCCAAGGGCCACGTTAGCATGCGCCTGGACCCTGATGGCCAGGCGCGCTTTGTATGAAATGTAAGAGATCTCAGCTGCCTCCCTCCCCGTTGTGAATGTGGAGGTGTCACCTGCAGAGCTTACAGATCCCAGTGTGCCGGCCTGCCTGCTCCAATCGCAGGGGAGAACTGCCTGCAGGGAGcactgccctctgcaggctgCATTTACCCTGCATCTTGAAGTTGCACAAATTGGAGAGTTTCAGGGTACCAGTTGCCTGGAGAGTGTCCAGGGAACCCCTTATCCACTGTGCTGCCAGGCTCCGTGATGAGAGAGAGTTCTCCTCTACCCTGGTCCTGCAACTAGAGCCAGAGGGAGCTGTTCCCTCCTTCTTGCTCCAGGTTGATAACTCTCcatctcttttcttttccatggGAAGCTGATGAGCACTGCACCCGGGGGGAGTTCCCACTGCGGGAAGGGTACATTCGCTACGGCTCCGTAGTCCAGCTCATCTGCACAGCCACCGGCGTTACCCTGCCGCCCCTGGTAAGGATCCTGGAAAACTCAGACACCGGATAGGATGGGGAATGCTTCCGGCTTCAGCTCCATGTAGGGTTGCCAGCCGCCCAGTTTTCGCTGGTCGAacagggaccctggcagctctggtcagcacagctgacccggcactaaaagtccagttggccgcagtgccagccagcagggcaggctccatgcttggctccacgcagctcctgggaagcagctagTGCCAGTATGTCCCTCTGGTTCCTaggctggctccgcagctcctatggagccaatgggagctgcaggggcagtgcctggaggcggtgcctgcagcacacggagccctctggccacccctttcctcccacctaggagctggagggacatgtcaccgcttcccgggagccgcctgaggtcagcgccacctggagcctgtgccccaaccctctgccccagctcagaaccccGTCCCACATGCAGACTTCCTCCCGGAGTCTGTACCCCACAGCcactcccacacctcaacccccttccccagtcctgagccccctcctgtaccccaaaccccttatccctgcccccaccccagagcctgcacccccagctggagccttcacctcctcctgcaccccaccctcctgccccaacctggtgaaaatgagcaagtgagcaagggtgagggagagcaagcgacagagggagaggggatgaagtgaacagggggcagggcaaaTGGGAGGGCAGTGGCAGGAGACAGGCTAGAATGATGTGGGCTGATTTTGTTCCATGtcaaacagcaggggagggagcagggaattcCCACAACCGGCCCCAGAGGAGGTTTCAGGCTGAGAAAATCTCTGAAGGATAAAATCGCTGAACTTTCTGGAGCTGACGGGTCTCTCCAGCCACTGAGCTGCTCCCCTCCGTGGCCGGTCAGCCCGCCTGTCTGTCATTCCCCACAGGTCATTCGGAAAGTCACCAAGCAGTACGCCATGCTGGATGTGGATGAGCCCATCTCCCAGCTCCACAAGTGCGCTTTCCAGTTCCAGGGCAGCGACGGGATGTACCTGTGTCTCTCGACAGAGAAAGTGATCCAGTTCCAGGTAATGCAGCACAAACTGGGAAAGCTGCTAGCAGGAGCAaactccctccagctcctccctcctGTTACTTGCTGCTGAGTCCATCACTTGAGTGGTCTTTACCTTAAAGCCCCCCGCAATCCCCAACTGAAATTCAGTCCTTTATGTGATGTGGGAATAGGGACAGAACCCAGACATGGAGACACACACCCCACTCCAACTTCACCTGCCCATGCTGGGCCTTGTTCTAATTTTACCTGTCACTCCAGAGCACCACAgacctctcttcctccccacttggccctgcccctctggccaCCTCCCACAGTGTCACATAGCCAAACTTCCATGTGATTTTGTTAAGCCAGAAGCATTTCAGGATGAAGTCACTGATCCTGACCGCTCCTTTGGGTTAGCATAGACATATCCCAATCCCTGaacatggagctgcagcagctggataatataataataataatagcaacatGCCGGTCCAGCACCTTCCATTCAGGGCTCTCAGATCCTTTTACAAAGGTCGAGAGAGATTATTATCCCCCTTTGATGGTGAGACAGTGGCACAGAGAGGTGGagtgacttgccaaaagtcaAGCAGCCTATGGcagagtcaggactagaacccaggagtcctggctatCAGTCCCCGGCTCGCACCACTATGGCACGTGGCCTCCATGACATTAAACTTCCATGCAGGCGTCTCCGTGCCCAAAGGAAGCGAACCGTGAGCTGCTGAACGATGGCTCCTGCTGGACGATAATTGGAACGGAGACTGTGGAGTACACATTCAGTGACAGCCTGGCCTGTATTCAGGATCCTGTGAGCCCAGTCCCACTTATAACCATGCTGGAGGTACGGAGGGTTTTCCATCTCGTCATCCTGTGCGCGGCTTTTGTTAAcctagctcaggggtggccaacctgtggctccggagccacatgcggctcttcagaagttaatatgcggctccttgtatagacacCGACTCCatggctggagctacaggtgccaactctccaatgtgccggggggtgctcacagctctggctctgccacaggccctgcccccactccacccctgagcctgccatgccctcgctcctccccttctcccccagagactcctgcatgccacgaaactgctgatcaggaggtgcagggagggacggggaggcgctgattggcagggctgctgacgtattaccatggctctttggcaatgtacattggtaaattctggctccttctcaggctcaggttggccacccctgacctagcTTATCGAAGCACAAGAGGCCGCAAATCCATTCTCCTAGCTCTGCATGTGCCTCTGAAacactttcccccctccccaacccccggGCCTCTTGCCACATGCTGCCCTCTGTGCACATGACAGGGCAGATTTTTCACAGATAATCTGAGGAATCAATAAGTTTTGATCTTTTCCCCTCTGCTCAATAACTGGTCCTATTGTCTCCTCAACTCCCTCTCCTTATGCCCACCCACGGTTCAGTGCCCTGCTCTCTTCCCCTGGGGTAGGGCACTGTGCACTGCCCACTCTTCTGCAGGGCGGACAGCAAGCCCTCCAGCTGGGAACGTCACCACCTGCAGGAACATATTGGGGTGGCAGCACATCATGGTGCAAGGTGTATAACCCCCTCCCATGTGCTCTGGTTGTGACAGCTGACTGGCGGAGGGGACGTGGCGATGCTGGAGGTGCAGGGCGAGTATTTCCATGCAGATCTGAAGGTCTGGTTTGGAGATGTGGAAGCTGAGACTATGTACAGGTAAAGCAGCGAACCAGTGTGATGAGCTGGTGTTTAGACACAGGCGGagatggaggtggtggtggatggCATAAATGGCACCGTCCCTAAAGGCTACATCTGGCAGGTCTTTTTTGTCATTATTGTGGTCCCAAGGAGCTTTGCTTTAGGTGGGAATTTTGTGTAGGGTAGCCCACAAGACAAGTCTGGAAATAACACACACGTACACAAGCATtgtaattagagatggaaaaggcttCCTGGGGCATCTGATCCATGCCTGCGCCAGCTCGGGATTGCGCTCGATGGACATTGACTAGTACGCCAGCATTTATGGCAAGGGATCTCAGGCTGGGAGAATGGGTCCTCCGTGAGGCCACTTCAGGAGGTACGTGGCTGCTCCATCTGCAGCATGGGCATGAGGCAAAAATAAAACAGGGTGAGAGTCTGGGCCCAAAGGGCCAAACCTTGGAACGGGAACCCCACCAAaacagaggggaaagggagaaagagacaaaagagagaaggaaggagactGGACAAATCAGGAGCTGCcatagatagctcagtggtttgagcattggcctgctaaacccagcgttgtgagttcaatccttgagggggccttttagggatctggggcaaaaatctgtctggggattggtcctgctttgagcagggggttggactagatgacctcctgaggtcccttccagccctggtattctatgattaatCCCAAGACTAAATGACTGCCACCAGATGGCAAAATAGAATTTGCTTTATTCAAAGGCACTAGGGGAGAAAGGCTGCATTAGGGTTGTGAGTGGGACAGGGCGGAGTCTCCTCTCCAGAAAGGCTACAGTAATATatgtggtttctttttcttttgcacacTGTTCCCAGGACCCCCAAGTCCTTAGTGTGTGTTGTCCCTGACGTCTCGGCATTTGGCAGCGACTGGCGATGGCTGAGATACCCCATCACCGTCCCACTCTCGCTCATAAGGAACGATGGGCTGATCTACTCCAGTTCGTTCACATTTACGTACACCCCAGAGCAGAGCTTCCTTCCTGCCCTGCAGGTCCTTCCAGAGCTGACGCAGGACTCCGATACCTTACTCAACAGCATCCATCAGGAATTCACTAGGACCAATTTTCACCTCTTCATGCAGAGCTAGCAAGCCTGGAATGGTGGAGGATCTTCACAGAAACAGGACTTGGAACAAGGTCTGCCCGCATCCCTGAAACTGACATTAACACTGAGAGATGGGTACCAACATCCCTGTGGTCTGTAGGATCTGGGGTTAGCCAAGTGCTCTACTCTGCATAAAATACCCAGTCTGTTCTTTTTAGATTTGTTGAGAATTGTTTCAGAAGGAAGCAACACCCCGCTGTGAAATTTACTAACAAAAGGGACAATAAATCCATGCCTCAAGGAGAGTTTAACTGGTTCAAATGATCTTTTTACTAGACATTTTGCAGATGTCACGGTTTGGTTCTTTACACGCCAGTGTAAAGtggtgccattgatttcatggattcatagagcttaaggccaggaaggtccattgtgatcacctagtctgacctcaaAGAGcttttcacccagtaattcctgcactgaggccattgatttcagtagagcgATATTGAGTTAtggcagctgagaatctgagccCAAATGTGCCTTTATTTGCGGCCCCTAATGGGgttatttctttaaaagttgCACAGTCGGAGCTGCCATTACTAGCCCTGTCATCTCACACACACTTCAATCTATGCCTCAGGAGCAAGTTGCTGAGTTAAAGTTGCCGTAAGAAGAATCCATGTTTCATGGAACTGGAGCGCTGAGTGCTACACACAAGTGGGCTTTAAAGCTCTATTTAGAGTCTTCAGATCACCAGGGCATCAAAAGGCCTATGGTATATTTTGAAACACGCTGTTTTGGCAGTTGAGGCTGATTTACAAGTGACTTAATTGCCAAAGCCACACTGGCTTTTACCCTACACTGAACTCTTGGGGGTATACCAGGAGGCCTGGAAGAAACATGATGCTGCCTAGTGAACTTCAGACTCCTGGGCGGGCTTTGCAACAGATGGCTCTTTCTTTCCCTCGTCTAATTGCGGCGCTGCTCCTGGAGGATCCTCCCGTTTACGCCTGTGTTTTGCGGGCACGTGCAGTCTTGTGGCTGGCGTGTTTTGGATTATGCTACACAGGTTACTTTATTTCCAGTGGTTTGGGAGATGGATTTTCAGGTTTCTCAAGGTCCAAGTTCTAAGGGCAGCTCTTTTTTTTTCAAGATactggaccaaatcctgctcttgTCCAGACCTGCACAACCCCGGCTAACTCCACgggagccccagccctgctccatgcTTTGGTTCTGTAGCCCATCCTCACCTCATGCAGCAAGCGCACTGCCAGCAGAGCTCATCCCAGCACCATGCAGCAAACACACTGGAGACCTTCGCCCTGTCGATAGACGCTATAGTCGTAGTCCCTGAAAGACTTGCTTGGCTTGGCATAGTTTTTGCCCCACCTCTGGACAAATCTGTGATCATGGTATCCATGCAGTGTGCCATGGGGTGAGAGAACCCCAAATCCAGCTCTTCTGCTGGAACTGGCTCAAACTAACCTGCTGGGGAAGAGGGCTGAGGGACGCTCTTTGTCCCATCCCCATCACTATCACCAGTACATCTCATTCTCCCGCCTCCTCCTGTGCCTAGAAATGGCTCTGATGAGACAACAAGCAGGGGAGAGGTTGGATCAGCAGCAGCAAGACTCATTTAGGGCCagctttttaaatgaatttaggtgcctaaagaggcagGTAGGCACCTAGTggagtctcattgaaatcaattggagttagGTTCTTCAGTGctcttgaaaatcctactaggtgcctacctgcatctttaggtgcctaaattcctttaaaaaactgTCCCTTGGGGACTTCAGTACTAGTGTTGCCTAGAGATCAGAGC encodes:
- the RBPJL gene encoding recombining binding protein suppressor of hairless-like protein, which codes for MAENSRYYSGLSFRSNPDQLDHLRDGVRRYLQLPADQTVLILHAKVAQKSYGSEKRFFCPPPCVYLTGPGWKLKQEQIKARDLGEAGFRVCGYMGLDSMDSGHMETQKLNFEEQPDSKEFSCAKALYISDTEKRKHFRLVLKLFFSNGQEIGTFHSKLIKVISKPSQKKQSLKNTDLCISSGSKVSLFNRLRSQTVSTRYLSVEGGTFIASARQWAAFTLHLADEHCTRGEFPLREGYIRYGSVVQLICTATGVTLPPLVIRKVTKQYAMLDVDEPISQLHKCAFQFQGSDGMYLCLSTEKVIQFQASPCPKEANRELLNDGSCWTIIGTETVEYTFSDSLACIQDPVSPVPLITMLELTGGGDVAMLEVQGEYFHADLKVWFGDVEAETMYRTPKSLVCVVPDVSAFGSDWRWLRYPITVPLSLIRNDGLIYSSSFTFTYTPEQSFLPALQVLPELTQDSDTLLNSIHQEFTRTNFHLFMQS